ACCGGCTGCTCGACGCGCAGGTGTTCAACCCGGACACCGGCGGGCCGATGCTGTGGCAGCACCTGTTCTGGTTCTTCGGGCACCCCGAGGTCTACATCATCGCGTTGCCGTTCTTCGGGATCATCACCGAGGTCATCCCGGTCTTCTCCCGTAAGCCGATCTTCGGTTACACCGGCCTGGTGCTGGCCACCATCGCGATCACCGTGCTGTCGATGACGGTGTGGGCGCACCACATGTTCGCCACCGGCCAGGTGCTGCTGCCGTTCTTCAGCATCCTCAGTTATCTGATCGCGGTGCCGACCGGGGTGAAGTTCTTCAACTGGATCGGCACCATGTGGAAGGGGCAGCTCACCTTCGAGACGCCGATGCTGTTCTCCATTGGCTTCCTGGTGACGTTCCTGCTCGGCGGCCTCACCGGCGTCCTGCTGGCCAGCCCGCCGGCCGACTTCCACACCCACGACACCTACTTCGTGGTGGCGCACTTCCACTACGTGGTCTTCGGGACGGTGGTCTTCGCGCTCTTCGCCGGCTTCTACTTCTGGTGGCCCAAGATGACCGGGCGACTGCTCGACGAACGGCTCGGCAAGATCCATTTCTGGACCATGTTCGTCGGCTTCCACGGCACCTTCCTGGTGCACCACTGGCTGGGCAACGAGGGCATGCCCCGGCGGTACGCGGACTACCTGCCGACCGACGGCTTCACCACGCTCAACACGATCTCCAGCGTGTTCTCGTTCGTGCTGGGTGCGTCCACGTTGTTCTTCATCTGGAACGCCTGGAAGTCGTGGCGGTTCGGCGCCCAGGTGACGGTGGACGACCCGTGGGGTTTCGGCAACTCCCTGGAGTGGGCGACCACCTGCCCGCCGCCGCTGCGCAACTTCGACCGGATGCCGCGGATCCGCTCCGAGCGGCCGGCCTTCGACGCCAAGTACGGCGAACTCGTCTCCGACCTGGGTCGCGACCTTCCGCAGCGGACGGTCAAGCCGCCGCAGGACTTCCGCGACGAACTGCACCGCGAGACGCACCCGCCCGAGTCGCCGGCGGCCGGGGGCGCGCACGGTGCGCCGGAGGCCGAGGCGTACCAGCCCGCGCCGCAGTCCGGCGCCCGGCCGGTGCAGGTGCCGACGCCGGAGGAGGTCCGCCGTCCCAGCTTCGCCGACACCGACGAGCCGGAGGACGACCCGCTGGGCGCCGAGCGCCGGGAGCAGAACGACAGGTGGCGGCACCCGCGCGGACGCGGTGACGGCACCGGGAACTGAGCCGGCGGCGAAGTACGGCCGCGGATGTTAGGAGGGGTCCCCTGCTATGCCGGAGGCGTTAGCAGGGGACCCCTCCTTACCGAACCGGCCGGGCCGCCGTCTTCGCCGGCGCGGTCTCGGACTCGGCCGGGCCGTTCTGCCAGGGCGGCGGCGCGTCCGCGAGCATCGCCTGCCGCAACCAGGTCAGGGCTCGCGACAGCAGACGCGAGACGTGCATCTGGGAGATGCCGAAGCGGGCGGCGATCTCGGCCTGGGTCTGGTTGCCGTAGAAGCGCATCGCCAGGATGCGCCGCTCCCGCCAGGGCAGCCGGTGCAGCAGCCCGCTGACCGTCACCCGGTCGTCGACGGACTCCAGCGCGATGTCCGACTCGCCCACCAGGTCACCGAACTCGGCCGAGCTCTCCCCGCCGACCGGCGCGTTGAGCGAGGCCGGGCTGTAGCCGGCCGCCGACTCCAGCGCGGCGAGGATCTCCTCCTCCGGCGTCTCCAGCCGCTTGGACAGTTCGGCCACGGTGGGCGCGCGGGACAGCTCGCTGGTCAGCGCCGCCGTCGCCTGTCCGACCTCCAGGATCAGGTCACGCAACCGGCGGGGCACGTGCACACCCCAGGTGCGATCCCGGAAATGCCGCTTGATCTCACCCACGATGGTGATCGCGGCGTACGCGGTGAACGAGCCGCGTTCCGGGTCGTACCGGTCGACGGCGTTGACCAGCCCCAGACGGGCCACCTGTTCCAGATCCTCCAGCGGTTCCCCGCGTCCCCGGTAGCGGCGGGCCAGCCGGCCCGCGAACGGCAACGCGAAGCGGACCAGGTCGTCCCGCGCCTCGTGGCGGCGCTCGGGCGGCAGCCCGGCGATCCGCGCCGCGTACGCGAGCGCCGCCGCGTCGAGATCCTCCAGCCCCCGGTCCGTCGGTGGTGGTGTGGTCGTGGTGGTCTGTCCGAACATCCGCGCCTCCCTCAGGAAGGACCCCCGCCCGGATACGTGGACACCGGGCACGCGCGTGGACACGCACGGGCCGAGAAGTGGGTTCGTGATTGGGATGCCAGCGGGCGACGCCGCGCCACGGCAAGTGATCAGCCTGTCGCAGCCGGCGGTGTTCCCGCTCCGTAGGTACTCAATCACGGCGGCGCGGGTTCGCGAGGATGTTTCGTCAGCCTCGCCTCAACAGATGAGCAGGCCGTGCGGGGTGCCGCTGGCGCGCAGCGCGGCCAGCGCGTCGGGCACCGCGAGCGGCGGCGGGGCGGGCAGGTCGTACGGCTGGGCGCGGAGCACCTCGGTGGCCCGGCGGGTGGGCACGGAGGTGACCGGGTAGCCCCGCGCGGTGGCGCGGTCCAGGGCCCGGCGGCGTCGGCCGAACCCGGCGACGGCCAGCCACTGCGGCAGTCCGGCCAGCGCCGGTGAGCGTACGCCGGGCGGCTCGGGGAGCACGTCCACCGAGGCGAACGGTTCGCTGCCGGCGAGCCACCACTCGACCTGTTCGACGCTGCGCCGGGTGGCGTTCTCGCACCAGTACGGCACCATCCCCGCCCGCACCACCTGCCACGGGTCGAGCAGTCGGCCGCACTCCACCACCAACCGGTCACCGGTCTTGCCGGCGGCGCGCAGCCAGCGACGGTACAGGTCGGCGACGGCGGCGCTGAGCACCCCCGGTGCCGGGAACAGCAGCCGGCGTACCGGATGCCCGGCGCGGGCGGTCCAGTCCCCGACGGCACGGTCCAGACCGGGCTCCACACCGTGCTCGGCGGCGGCCGGCGGGGCGGAGATCTCCGGCGGATCCCAGTTCACGCCGTCTCCCCCGGCGGAGCGCAACACCTGCCGCAGCGCGGGGCTGTCCGGGTGGAAGTCGACCGGCTCCAGCCCGCTGGCCGGGCAGCCCACCTGGAAGCTGTGCCCGTCGGCGGCGTCGTGCACCGGCCAGGTCCGCGCGTCGCTGAGCACCAGCACCGGCGCGCCCGGCACCAACCGGTCGCTCAGGAACCGCCGGTACGCCGTGGGCAGCGTGCGCCACCGGGCGGTCAACGCGACCGTCACGCCGGCCAGCGAGCCCCGGCTGGCCGGGCAGTGCACCTGGCGTACGTGCAGGTCGGGGTTTCCGGCCAGCAGCCGTCCGGCGAGGGCGGCGCCGTGGTCCAGGGCGGCGCGGGGGCGGTCCACCGCGCCGCGCGGCCAGTGCGCGGTCATCTCGAAACCGGCGGGCAGCCACGGCATCCCGAGCGCGGTCGCCAGGTGGGCGGCGGCGCCGTGCGGCGAGCCCAGCAGCACACCGGGGTACCGGCCGCGCGGGTACTGGTCGACGAACCAGCCGGCGACCCGGGCGGCGTCGACCTCGGCGGTCTGCCCGGCGGTGAGGGCCACCCGTCCGGCGGTACGGGCGGCGGCGGCGCGGCGGATCGGGTCCGGAGTGCCGGCGAACCGGGACACCGGGCCGACGTGACCGAGGTCGGCACAGTCGGTGCCGCGCAACGCACGGGCGACGGCGGCGACGAGGATCCGGGACGTGCTGCCGACCGCGACCACCCGGTCGCCGGTCAGCCCCGCACCCGCTGCCGTGAGTCCCGGTCGCGATCCTCGCGCCGGCCCCACCGTGCCCCGTTCGCTCACGCGGCCCGGCTTCCCGCCCGGATGCGCCTTAAACAGGGCATCCCTCCACCGAGCGGGATCAATCAGGTGATCTTCGACTGTCCACCCCGACGGTACGCAACACCCCGGCGGGGTCCATGCCGGCCGGGCCGACCACCAGCTCCAGCAGGCACGGCCGGTCCGCGCCGAACGCCTCGGCCCCGGCCGCGCCGACCAGTTCCGGCCGGTCGACGCGGATGCCACGCAGACCGAGCAGGCGGGCCCAGCCCGCGTACGGGACGTCGTCGGTGGGCGGGTGGGGCGACCCGGCGTACCGGGGGTGCCCGGAGCGGGTGTTCAGCACCAGCAGCACCAGGCGCGGATCGGGCCACGCCGCCCGGTGTCGGGCGACGGCGACCAGTTCGGCCAGCCCGGAGGCGCGCATCCCCTCGTCGGCGACGACGGCGAGCACCGGACGGGCCGGGTCGGCCAGCTTGGCGGCCAGCGCGTACGGCAGGGCCGTGCCGGGGGCACCGTCGGTGCGCAGGACCTCGACACCGGCGGGTACGCGCAGGTGGCGGGCGTACCCGGCGACGGTGCCGCCGCCGTCCACGGTCACCGCGCCGCCCGGGGGCAGCCGCGTGACCAGGTCGTCGATAGCCTGCCACGGGTCGACCGCCCGGCCGGGGCCTCCCGGGGCGCGGCGGGCGGACGCGTCGGCGGGCAGCACCAGGCAGACCGGTCCACCGCCGCGCAGGGCGCTGCCCAACGCCTCGTCCACCAACTCCGGTGCCCGGGTCGGGTCGGCGACGTACCGGACGTGCCGGCACGTCCCGGCGAAGCGGGGGCCGTCGTCACGGTGCCCGTCCGGCTGCTGCTCGCCGAGCACCGCCAGCACCGGCAGGCCGGCCCGCCGGGCGGCGTCGAGACCGCCGAGCAGACCCAACGCGTCCGGCCCGCCGTCGGAGAGGCAGACGCCGACCCCACCCGCGAACCGGGCGTGCCCGGCGGCCATCAGCGCGGCGCTGTCGGCGTGCCGCACGGGAACGAACTCCGGGTCGCCACCGGCCGCGTGCAACGCCTCGACCAGCGGCGCGGTCGCCGGGCCCGGCGCGCCATACACCCGCGCGACCCGCCAGGCCAGCAACCGTGCGACGACCGCGTCCGCGACGGCCGGGTCAGACACCGCCCCGTCCCGGCGTGACCGGGTCGACGTAGCGCAGCACCGCACCCACGCCCTCCACGAGCTGCGGAGCCTCGTCCGGGCCCAGCACGGTCAGTTCGGCGTCGGTGCCGACCAGCGCCCGCACCAGCGCCGCGTCGGCGCGTACCCGGGCCGGCTCGGCCACGGTGGCGAGCTGACTCGGATCGGTGGCGATGTCGGTGGCCGCCGGGCCGATCCAGAGCTGCCCGTCGGCGGACGGGTCGTCCACCAGCAGCATCGTGTCGACCTGGTTGCGTTGCAGCGCGGCGACCACGGCGTCGAGTCCGGCGCCGACGTCCTCCTGGATGCCGAAGCGGTCCAGCGCGGCGGTCACCCGCTGGTCGGCCAGATCGGCGATGGTCTGCACGGTCAGGTCGTCGAGCAGGCTCTGGTCGGCCCCCTCGGCGCGGGACCCGGCGTCGGTGCGGACCACCATGTCCTGCCAGCGGGCCGGCATCTGGGCGGCGATCATGCCGGTGGCCCGGATGTCGCCGGCCACCACGACCACCTCGGCACCGACCCGTTCGGCCAGCTCCACGGTGGCCGCGGTGACGTCGCCCGCGTTGTGGTGCCACGCCTCCATGGCGGCGCGCTGGTAACGCGACTGCGACCAGCCGCCGGGCTTGACCCGGCGCAACGGGAAGCTCTCCCGGCCGGTGACGTGAGCTCGTCGGGGCACCCCACCGGCGCTGACCGACATCGCGTCGGCACCGGTCCGGTCGGCCAACACGCGTACCCACGCGACCTGCTCACCCCGTTGGGAGAGCAGCGGCATCACGTGCGGCAACGGCGCGTACGCGGCCAGGTCCCGCCGGGGTGGCGCGGCCAGGTACTCGGAGAGCACCACCCGCCCCTGGGCGCCGAAGACGGCGATCCCGTAGTCCCCGGGCAGCGGGTCGTGCCCGCGGACCACCCGGTCGATGGCGGCGACGGTCGGTTCGTCGGCCCCCTGCTCGGCGAGCTGCCGTTGCAGCCCGCGCCAGCGCAGGTCGAGGGCGGCGTGGGCGTCCTCGGTGTCCATCGAGGCGTCCAGGTAGACCGAGCACCACGGACCCGGGCGCTGATAGAGCGGGCGCAGGAAGGACAGCTGCATGCTCGACCCCTTTCCGGCTCGGCCCACCGCTTACCCGCGCCACCCGGCTTGTCACCTGCCGGCCACCGCGTGACCGATTTTCATTCACGTCGTTCAACCCCGAGGATCGATACGATCTGTGAGCAGAAGCGGACTCTGGGTGGTGGACATGGACACGACGTCGTACTCGCGGCGCAGCCTGCATCCGACCGGTCGGATCCTCACCGCGCAGATCGTGCGGCTGATGGACGGTTACCCCCGGGAGGTACGCGTGGGGCAGCCGGTACTGATGGTGGTGGTGGCCGCCGCCGGGGTGATCGGCCTGCTCGCCAAACTGGTGCGGGCCGCGCTCAGCGCCGGTTCCGGCACCGGCCGCCGCACGTTCAAGGAGCTGAAGAAGGGACCGGAGTACCTCGTCACGCCGGTCCGTCTGCGCGACTCGAACGGCAAACTGTACGAGGTGGAGCTGCACGGACACCTGCCGCAGAGCGCGCTGCACCCGGCCGACCACGTCCAGCTCACCCTGCGCGACCAGGGCGACCCGGATCTGGCGCCGAAGATCGAACGGATCGTCAACCTGACCACCGGTCAACTACTACGGCCGCGTACCGCCACCATGTGGTCACACCTCGGCCCACCGCTGCTGCTCCAGGCCACGCTGGGTCTGCTGCTCCTGGCCGGGCTGGCCGCCTGCACCGCCCTCACCTGAGGGTCAGCCGACCGGGGCGGGCTCCCGCTGCGGCGCGGACGTGGTGTCGAGCATGCCGCGTCGGCGGGCCCAACGCTCGAAGACGATGGTGGCGAACGGCGGCACCGCGCAGGCCAGCGCCACCACCGTGGCCGTCAGGCTCCACCGGTTGACTCGGGCCACGGCCAGCACCAGCAGCCCGTACACCACGAAGAGCGCACCGTGGATCGGGCCGAACACCTTGACCCCCAGCTCGTTGTCGGGCGGGCCGTACTTCGCCGCCATCCCGGCCAACAGGCCGGCCCAGGAGATCGCCTCCGCGATCGCCGCCACCACGAACAGCCGGGTCACCTTCTCGCGCACGTCAGCCATGGTATGTGCCGCCGGATCCGTGAAACGCACGTGGTCGGGGCTTCCGCCCGGAGGCATGGACGTGCCACGTCGGGGGTACCAGGGGTGACAGGGTGGTGACCATGGGCGAGGAAGTCGGCGCGCAGACCTTCAGTCGCCAGGATCGGGCTCGCTACCGGGACAAGGTGCGGCGCTGTCTCGACGTCTTCGCCGAGATGCTGCGGGAGTCCCGGTTCGACGTCGACCGGCCGATGACCGGCCTGGAGATCGAGCTGAACCTGGTGGACGAGGACTCCATGCCCACCATGCGCAACACCGACGTGTTGCGTGCGGTGGCCGACCCGAGTTTCCAGACGGAGCTCGGGCAGTTCAACGTCGAGATCAACGTGGCGCCCCGGCGGCTGACCGGCACCGGCCTGGCCGAGTTCGAGCAGAGCGTACGGGCCAGCCTGAACGCCGCCGACCAACAGGCCCGGACGGTCGACGCCCGCCTGGTGATGATCGGCATCCTGCCGACCGTACGCCCCGAGCACCTGACCGCCGCGACGCTGTCGCCCAATCCCCGCTACGCGTTGCTCAACGAGCAGATCTTCGCCGCCCGGGGCGAGGACCTACAGATCTCGGTCAACGGCGTGGAACGGCTGTCGGTGACCGCCGACACCATCACCCCGGAGGCCGCCTGCACCAGCACCCAGTTCCACCTCCAGGTCTCCCCGGCGCAGTTCGCCGACTACTGGAACGCCGCCCAGGCCATCGCCGGGATCCAGGTGGCGCTCGGCGCGAACTCGCCGCTGTTCTTCGGCCGGGAACTGTGGCGGGAGACCCGCATCCCGCTCTTCCAGCAGGCCACCGACACCCGCCCCGAGGAGATCAAGTCGCAGGG
Above is a window of Verrucosispora sp. NA02020 DNA encoding:
- the ctaD gene encoding cytochrome c oxidase subunit I, with the translated sequence MPKRVTTEPGQDRGPAILAPARFGGYPGPLRKPLPGGKLVRFLATTDHKQIGLLYLLTSFGFFVLAGIEAMLIRAELARPGLQFLSPEQYNQLFTSHGAVMLLLFATPAAFGFGNYIVPIQIGAPDVSFPRLNALAYWLYLFGGLMVIGGFLTPQGSADFGWTAYTPLSTVEHSPGVGANMWVVGLVVSGLGTILGAVNLITTILTLRAPGMTMFRLPIFTWNMLFTSVLVILVFPLLAAALLALTADRLLDAQVFNPDTGGPMLWQHLFWFFGHPEVYIIALPFFGIITEVIPVFSRKPIFGYTGLVLATIAITVLSMTVWAHHMFATGQVLLPFFSILSYLIAVPTGVKFFNWIGTMWKGQLTFETPMLFSIGFLVTFLLGGLTGVLLASPPADFHTHDTYFVVAHFHYVVFGTVVFALFAGFYFWWPKMTGRLLDERLGKIHFWTMFVGFHGTFLVHHWLGNEGMPRRYADYLPTDGFTTLNTISSVFSFVLGASTLFFIWNAWKSWRFGAQVTVDDPWGFGNSLEWATTCPPPLRNFDRMPRIRSERPAFDAKYGELVSDLGRDLPQRTVKPPQDFRDELHRETHPPESPAAGGAHGAPEAEAYQPAPQSGARPVQVPTPEEVRRPSFADTDEPEDDPLGAERREQNDRWRHPRGRGDGTGN
- a CDS encoding SigB/SigF/SigG family RNA polymerase sigma factor, whose amino-acid sequence is MIEYLRSGNTAGCDRLITCRGAASPAGIPITNPLLGPCVSTRVPGVHVSGRGSFLREARMFGQTTTTTPPPTDRGLEDLDAAALAYAARIAGLPPERRHEARDDLVRFALPFAGRLARRYRGRGEPLEDLEQVARLGLVNAVDRYDPERGSFTAYAAITIVGEIKRHFRDRTWGVHVPRRLRDLILEVGQATAALTSELSRAPTVAELSKRLETPEEEILAALESAAGYSPASLNAPVGGESSAEFGDLVGESDIALESVDDRVTVSGLLHRLPWRERRILAMRFYGNQTQAEIAARFGISQMHVSRLLSRALTWLRQAMLADAPPPWQNGPAESETAPAKTAARPVR
- a CDS encoding thiamine pyrophosphate-binding protein, with amino-acid sequence MSDPAVADAVVARLLAWRVARVYGAPGPATAPLVEALHAAGGDPEFVPVRHADSAALMAAGHARFAGGVGVCLSDGGPDALGLLGGLDAARRAGLPVLAVLGEQQPDGHRDDGPRFAGTCRHVRYVADPTRAPELVDEALGSALRGGGPVCLVLPADASARRAPGGPGRAVDPWQAIDDLVTRLPPGGAVTVDGGGTVAGYARHLRVPAGVEVLRTDGAPGTALPYALAAKLADPARPVLAVVADEGMRASGLAELVAVARHRAAWPDPRLVLLVLNTRSGHPRYAGSPHPPTDDVPYAGWARLLGLRGIRVDRPELVGAAGAEAFGADRPCLLELVVGPAGMDPAGVLRTVGVDSRRSPD
- a CDS encoding Vms1/Ankzf1 family peptidyl-tRNA hydrolase, whose translation is MQLSFLRPLYQRPGPWCSVYLDASMDTEDAHAALDLRWRGLQRQLAEQGADEPTVAAIDRVVRGHDPLPGDYGIAVFGAQGRVVLSEYLAAPPRRDLAAYAPLPHVMPLLSQRGEQVAWVRVLADRTGADAMSVSAGGVPRRAHVTGRESFPLRRVKPGGWSQSRYQRAAMEAWHHNAGDVTAATVELAERVGAEVVVVAGDIRATGMIAAQMPARWQDMVVRTDAGSRAEGADQSLLDDLTVQTIADLADQRVTAALDRFGIQEDVGAGLDAVVAALQRNQVDTMLLVDDPSADGQLWIGPAATDIATDPSQLATVAEPARVRADAALVRALVGTDAELTVLGPDEAPQLVEGVGAVLRYVDPVTPGRGGV
- a CDS encoding DUF3817 domain-containing protein; amino-acid sequence: MADVREKVTRLFVVAAIAEAISWAGLLAGMAAKYGPPDNELGVKVFGPIHGALFVVYGLLVLAVARVNRWSLTATVVALACAVPPFATIVFERWARRRGMLDTTSAPQREPAPVG
- a CDS encoding glutamate--cysteine ligase, whose translation is MGEEVGAQTFSRQDRARYRDKVRRCLDVFAEMLRESRFDVDRPMTGLEIELNLVDEDSMPTMRNTDVLRAVADPSFQTELGQFNVEINVAPRRLTGTGLAEFEQSVRASLNAADQQARTVDARLVMIGILPTVRPEHLTAATLSPNPRYALLNEQIFAARGEDLQISVNGVERLSVTADTITPEAACTSTQFHLQVSPAQFADYWNAAQAIAGIQVALGANSPLFFGRELWRETRIPLFQQATDTRPEEIKSQGVRPRVWFGERWITSVFDLFEENVRYFPALLPVCDDEDPSETLAAGGVPNLAELRLHNGTIYRWNRPVYDVHRGRPHLRVENRVLPAGPTVLDTVANGAFYFGLVRALAEADRPLWSQMSFSAAEENFNTCARHGIDARVFWPGLGYLPVTELVLRRLLPLAQQGLDHWGVDPDERDRLLGVIEQRCLTGRNGASWQVATLHRLESTDQLDRPDALREVLRHYVELMHSNRPVHEWPIP